GctatcattttttttacttgttttgaATATTCCGttcttaaactttcttttgttatattaataatagttaTAATAGTTATAATAGTTATTTGCGTATAGTGCAGCTAGTTTGAGAGGAAACCACGTGCTTGATTAGAAAATACGTACAGTCACGGGGCATTAATATTCTAGTCGCCATCTTTGTACCGTATGAGCAAcgattgaaattattttcagcgaCTGCAATACGGGATCGTGACCCAAATAATAGAAAATTCTAACACACATTTTTCCGTTTAACAcgataattatttattgcaaacCGCGCTCCTCTTCTATTTTTGTTTTGCTGTCGAACCGTTCTTAAGTTACTCTGGCGTACTTAGTTTGTGTTATTATCCTACTTGGTGCAATCGACATTCCTCAAGATAAGGGTGCATAATTACTTACTCGAGTGTCATCTGTAAATTCAATTGATTTTAAATGACGACCAGAAAAAGTCACACTTTAACTGTGCTGCTACGGATGGGGATGATTTTTAGTTAAATGTGATTAACCCATTGACACGAAATAGTGTTAAAAAATTTGAGTAAACCAAAGCACTAGTTTTATTGAAAATGCACCTATTACAAATTAAACTTCAATATTATAGTTGTAAGTTACTATATATTATCTTGAATTAATTCGTGGAATACGAATGCACAACTCAAAGTGCACTCTGAATTATAAATGTTCAGCTACTTTGTAATTACCAAAGGAATATGGAGTATATTGTGGGTACGTCGTTTTTAATCGAAACTTTTGTTTACTATAGCTAGAATTATgtcattttttccacttttaatATCTCTCGAGAAATCTTTTCCACAAAACTTGTTGGACTTTTGAAGATTTTATGAGGACTCTTTTACAATCAAATATATCCGTCTGATGCCAAAAATGATAATGTAGCAGTGCGCTTTTTATGTGTATCCTGATAGGTCACTGACTTATCGCAACATCCTCATTCAGGAGGAAGGAGAAACTAAGAAAATACTATCAAGGATTATGTGTCATCGATCTCGACGAGTGTTCTTAAGAACGATTAGTGTCACGCAAACAAGACTGTTGAGCATAGATTTTACAATACGTTACACTAGTCCTTGCCTTTATATCATTTAAAATTCGATATGTCACAAAGTAGGAGAGACTGAAGCTAGTTGTTACATtaatcagttttttattttttttttgcattctatATTTAATAAGTACTATTAATGACTCCCACTTAAAGTGCGTAAGACTTTCCTCTACAGATGACCGCTATCTCAAGtcattaaacgaaaaccatgactgaAAAAAAGCGATTTTAAAGGTCGAGACCTGATGTagcaacgtgccccgagtaggggctagttgtgacaggattaaattttacgaaaagaGGCTAATTATGAGCAGGGCCGGCTTTAAAGGGGGGGCAGGTAGGACGGCCGCCCGGGGCGCCAAATTTGTAGGGGTGCcactgtatgcgtttattcatttatattcgttctgctaattgattttcgtgccttTGGAGGGGCGCCACGATAATCTTGCCGGGaggtgccaagtatgctaaagccgcccctgattatgagtaatataattatattttcttggacaaaaaataaatttattgattGTAAGAATTCATTACAATTAtcattgaagtagaaagagaaaagttgcTATTAGAACCAACTACAAAAAAACACTATACACtactgtgtatggttgaaacacatcagccgctttattttcaaagtgatagtccaagcgacaaaaatttaaacttctttGTAAACGAGGCTCACACATAAATCAGTTCCTTCTTTAGAGCTCAACTGAATATGTACATCTCGGTGCTTTGGGAAAACAGATCAACGGCTGTGTCgtcttaaattatatttaatttaagcaCTAATTCTCTGCCGGGAAAGAAAGTTCCTCCGTTGCATTCGTTAGTCTGCTTCGAGTAACAGAAAGCAGAAAGTGcattaaattatttcaaatgCAAGTAAAATTGTGAATTCGAAATTGTCGGTTCCCTACGTTCAGGGGAATGGTTTCAGTATCATCCAGTTGTTATATCAGTATCAATTGTAATGTTTTACAGTGCGTTCGTATTTCTTCCGTAATACACGACAGAATATCCGTTCGTAATTTGTGCCGGTTGTCGCGCCAATATTTATCATCTACGAAAGTTACACAAAACGTGTCATTATCGCATCCTACATATACACCGTGACACAGAGAAATTCCTTTCGTTCGTCGCTCGCGAATCACCTGGAACCGTGTATGTATAATCAGAGGCTCTTGCCCAAATGTTTGCCGTTTCCACCATGTTTGCGCAGTTCCACGCGCAATCATACATCGCACGGTTCTCTGCTGAAAAATGAACGGGTTGCCGGCCAAGTGTATTAATTCGCTCTGCTACACTCCCGGCTCTAGCGAATAATTGGATTCCACATCTGGTTTCCAAGCGAACCACAAGCTTCGACAAACCATTGTTTCCCCATGTAATTCGGAACAATCGAAACAACTGTAATGCACCTATCTATCCAGTTAGTTCCTAATTCTACCAACCCGTCGTAATCCCTGCCCTCAAATTTGCGAGACTGCATTACATTCGGAATACTGTTACTCCGTAAGGGGccattcttaaattacgtaagggcagacttgggcaaaatgtaatctaattacaaaatacgattaaaatgtaattgtgtaattgattagggtgagaccgggggcggtagtaacactttgactttggaatacgattacgcaggaaatgttgcatttacaacaaaaactcttatacggaaatgttacaagtaatatcaaagatattaataaaaaattagatgCGTGtaaagcagcgctgtccagcgtaggggcccctcacgcgcctgcttccccttccaacctttCTTTCGAGTAGCGTGACTTGTCAAGGAAACCTCGCGACGCTAAAAAAGAGACCGTGACAGTTGCGTAGACAAGGAAGCTCAGACGCCACGCACGACATCGACGTTCACTGTTACTTTGACTCGGCGGCGTCTTTGCGCCATGGCAACGGCGGACGATGGTGGGGACGGCTTTTGCCTCTCAAGAGGCAAGTTGGACAGCGCTGGTGTAAAGTGTTACAActgtccctgaccccgggtggATTGTAACACTGCGTGAAGTCGATAGTAGCACttcaactttacaaaattaaaatatttgttgatttaaattataataataaatgaaaaaagtaaaatctataaccaattatgtggtatcgcaattgtggcagaaataaaacaCGTTTTGGCTGGAGCATTCTTCATCtgctcaatccttacattcagtatattgcatctatttttcttttggtttgcttgtgctattCTATAGAATtctatgcaaacaagacaatactaTTATCCTTCTTTggcactattcggttctgttgcggtacaaccgaccccgattgccgatgttacaatcgcccccaaCCATGATTATGagcttcaattataaattttgactaacgagactcataaaagtgctaagtaacgatcaatattactttaaaaaaggtccaattacagacaaaaaaatcgagaaagcacatacttgcaaaggcagcgtttatattacaattttaagtcagtaagaaaaacTTACTTTAGACtgtagggtatcgaaaagttaatTTGTTCACTATCAATGTCCATTGCGTGTCTGTACTCctaggacatggatgtgtgtattccaaatgtcattgctcatcatatatccaaaattggcgttaatatctattatatgtttcgagatatttagcgtgttacattcgctCCCCTGTTACTACCGCTCCCGATCTATATACCCTACATATTccgggtaaagtgaccggggtaaacggagctgcaaagaacagatgcgcaagtgatgtgcgcaatatcctaacctatcagctggctagaaaaccacgtgACGCGATGAAACAGAAACTAatctcaaaaaaataaaaaatctgccATAGTTTtcgacaaccacggtgcaagaaagccagaagctgacgcgctacacacgtcatcccagcgcaaggggttaataattacctatatccttaattaaagttcttattttatttcactttaccccggataggggCTCATTTTACCCCACCTAACCCAGGCCTAACCCATGTGATAAAGTGATGTCTCTTGCATCATTTccttcaagttgaattttaacatactctaagtttattttaagtattgctattcgtcgttTATCGATAGTAACgtctaaattatattataaatctatttccacgcatttttattgaaagcaaAAAATTTGATtccacttcaaactttttcaggCCCACTTCACCCCGATCTCCCCTAATTTAAAAGCTCGATTTCTATCTACAACCCTATTAATCTTTCATTTCGTACGTCGCCAGCAATTTGCAGCTTCATGTCCCTTCCCAGTTTTTTATCCCCATCTTGAATATCTCCAATCTGAAACATTTAATGGGGTCACACGAAAAGTTGATGCGAAAAAATCGTGATGCACTGAATGCCCGTCAAATATTTGCCTGTACGCACCGCGGCTGATGCGGAACTGGCGTAGAGACACGGTACCTTTGGTACGTCGGATAGTGTTTCCTACTATGCAGGAAAGAGGGATTACAGCGGGGCGGCGAGTGATAAGCAGTGCATATTTGTCGTGGCCGTACAACCGGGCTTTGGAAAAATTTGCACGTTAAAATATTAGCCGAGAGTGCGACGTCCCTACTATCTCAGAGCGCGGCGCAAACACCTCCGCTGTCTCTGGCAGGGTGGTTGGGATGCAGGTCGTTTACCCAATGGCAAATAATATGAGTATAAAAGGACGGTCGGGTCGCGTCAGCCGGCTATTCTGTTCGAAATACCTCGGTATGGAGCCGCGGACGTATTGCTTTGTTGCCGTTTTCGTCGGCTCCGGCGCCTTCGCGTTCCTCGCCGTCGCCACGCCGGTCACGACGAACCCAGACGCAATCACGGTGGAAGAACAGGCGGTCTTCCTCGATTGCAAGCACACGGATTACAGAACGTACATAGCCTGCCTCAAGAGGCAGAAGAGGCATCACACCGACCATGGGCATAACGGCCAAACGGACAATTATGGTTAGACATAATATACGTACATTATATAGGATCAGAGATAGGTGGCCAAAAGATACTGTTGGGCCTGTACGGTGATTTGTAACCAGAGAACGGGAGACAGCGAATGCCATACGCCTTTGGATTATTCTCGCCAAAAGGAATCGAGTGACGCTGTCTTCGTCCTGCGACTGGAATGGGAACGTCTTCGAGAAGGGGACCTTAAAGTTCGTAGTTTCGAGTTTGGTGTATAAGACGTCAGTTGCACTTGGCGTGCTCGATATTTCGGGGTTTTAAGGCCGTTTTTTGAAGTGTTACCATCCGGGTTTTTGCGGATCGAAATGggcccagtggcggatttaatgggTGGCCGATGAGCACTTGCCGCCTGGGCTCCTAAACaaaaggccccccagggccccatctgcaaaaagaaaattatgattttatccaagcactacaATTTTCTTCTCTGTACTGCTCCACTTAGACCGATTTTAGTAAACTCCCTCGTTAATTTCCCGAAAAAtttgggcccctcggaacgtctGTCGGCTGGgcctttttctttaaatccgCCGCTGAAATGGCGCCGTTCGATTCCCCTCTGGGGAAAGCTTCCCAATGGTGTATGGCAACTGTGACACGTTCTGCAGCGAGACATCACTCTGTAAACATAACATTGTCGTTTCGTTAAGACGAACACTGCTTGGAGACGTGCCTGCCGAAATGTGAAAGGGAAAATACGTTGCACGATTGTCACAAGATGTGTGGCCATTGTATAATAAGGACGAAGCACAAGCATCAAATTATCACGGAATATGAAACCCAATGCGAGAGGGGAGTGTGCAGCAATACCACTGCAACAGGCTTACAGCCTGTCAAGATCGACACGACGATTCACATTGACAACCATTTGAGTAATAAGGCATAACGGAGCTAAGGGTAACACGAGCGTGTCGTATAATATTATTAACGTGGCTATTCTTTTATTAGATCTTAACAATTCGTGCTCCTGCCCGCCAAGGGAGAAATGCTCATGTCCACCAGTAGGACCAGTACCACCAGTAGGACCAGTACCACCAGCACCACCAGAACCATCAGCACCACATTCTGCAGTTATACTAGCACCACGGCTTATGATCGATTTCAATACTCTACAGCTTGGTGGATGCCAGTGGCCCTGCTATCCAGTAAGTAAATTCAAACTCTTATCGAGGACTATGCATTCAATGCGTCAGTGTAGTTAATTTGTTAATCCGTGGAAAGATGTTCCTTTGTATAGAGGGATTGACTTCCTCATCTCTTCATTTGCAAGCGAAATCACAGAATAAATCGCAATATTTCTTACATTGGGTACCTCGGTAGCGCAATCAGGATTGAATTTTGGGGGAGCAGAGTTGAACGGGtacaaaatacttttaatgcaaattaaataaaattcactaggtaattataaaaatttacttaaaggaaaaaatccacttttcttttcttcttacagaaCTCTCGAAGTATTTCAGGCGTTGTtatattaatctcctttttcctttttctttggggggatgccagggccccttgcccCCTCTGTGTGCGCCACTGAGGTGCCTACTTAGAAATATTTACAGCTACCTAATGCGTTTTAATCGTAGGGATTTATCACTGTTAGTAGTACATTCAGAATTCTGTGAATTCAATGTTTTTGATCGGTTTCGACAGTTCGGAGCGTACTGTCGAGAACCCTCGTTAATAGTGGCTCTGTTGCACTTGTTATAGGGTTTTCCAAGCTGGAATCCCATCGATTGTTCACCATGTGGGAATCCATTAACAATATATAAGTGCCACGTATCTTGTCGTCAAGTTAATGTCACCAACCCTTGCATTAGTCCGGCGTGTGTGGGCGGGTAAGTCTGACACTTGTGCAATGCAATTTTGTCCATCGAATTGGAAAAGTTTTTGTAGTAAACTATGGTCGACTATATGCCTTATATTATTGCCGATGAACATACATGTCTTTACCTCGTTCATTTTATGAACATAAGTGTAGAGGTATTTTCTTCGAAATGCTACTTTATCAAATCGCCATTGAACGCTTTATTCAACCTGTAGGGCTCTTTCAATATTTCACAGGTACGTAAGCTGTTCGACTTAAAGAAAAGTACTTCAGATATTTTCTGGTCCTTCTAATTTCAATCTTATTATTACTGTTGACCCTAACACGATTGTCTTTAATatgtcttttaaaaaattgtcttcttTGGATGCGGCATGTGGTACGTTGTAACGAATACTTATATTTCCAGGACCAGTGGGGCAACACAGAGCTAACACCTTGACTGATTGAAATCTTTCTTCTTGTGATGCTACAGGTCACGAGGATAGAAACGAATAGAcggaaatattcactttttagcTTGTAATGGCTATGCTACAATTTATACTTACAGCTTCAAACAAGGATCAAGGGCTCTTTACATAAAAATGATAATAGATCTAGATGGTAAAATGCACAACAGAGAAACACGCTGTAATTGTGTAGGAATAAAGTTATGATTCAAATTACGACGTTACACATATTCCCTCCACATTGTTTTGAAAGGAAGCGAATTAATCGTGTGAAGATGAGACGATATAATTAGCGAAAGTATAATAACGATATACTGAATATCACTCTTACGCGAAACAATCGCAAAGTTAATGTTATTGTTGTGATTTTCGTATATGGTATTATTCAGTTGAGTTATATAACAAATTGCAGTTCTATTTCACGTGGAAAAACTATACTATGGTTACATAACACGTGTGTGTATAAATTTTGTGTTTAATAacattttacaatattttgagaaaatgagACTTCTGTAAGGATTTATTGCTAACATTAaacgataatttaaaacatttcgATTTTGCTTTAAACTACGCGATTCTTTGGTATACAGCTTAACTTTTAGTAAGAAGTGAATCAATCTACCACGCACTGCGCCTACAGCATGCAACCCGCGCAATGTTCGGTGCATTTAATTGCATACTTAGTGGCGCTGTGCGGGATAATATTGACAGTAATAGGTTCACATATTTGACAGTAATTGTCGTTTTTAAGTAAATAAGAATATTCGTTTTGTATTGTTGCAAATAATTCCTTGACACTATTACACCACCTTATTAACGTTGggttatataattaatataaaattgttaaagtAACATATGTAGATAACGAATCAAATTGTACTTAACTTTAGAAATCTTTTAGCTGTTCCAATATATCTGCAAGTTATTAAAAGTATCCTTATTTAATGCATCCTTCGTTATTTAATGCATACTCTCTGACATCACCCttattatctttaatttatgACTTATGCATGAGCTGACCTTTCGATGCGAGTCTATAATGGTTAAACACATTCACATTTTACATGTGCATACTGCAATTCACATATTGGCTGCAGCATCGCTAATAGACGTTCTTTGTAAGAGTCTTTATAACAGTCCTCCTTTATAACAATCATTTTCTCACGAGATACTgtttaatata
This portion of the Andrena cerasifolii isolate SP2316 chromosome 9, iyAndCera1_principal, whole genome shotgun sequence genome encodes:
- the LOC143373438 gene encoding uncharacterized protein LOC143373438 isoform X1; the encoded protein is MQVVYPMANNMSIKGRSGRVSRLFCSKYLGMEPRTYCFVAVFVGSGAFAFLAVATPVTTNPDAITVEEQAVFLDCKHTDYRTYIACLKRQKRHHTDHGHNGQTDNYDEHCLETCLPKCERENTLHDCHKMCGHCIIRTKHKHQIITEYETQCERGVCSNTTATGLQPVKIDTTIHIDNHLNLNNSCSCPPREKCSCPPVGPVPPVGPVPPAPPEPSAPHSAVILAPRLMIDFNTLQLGGCQWPCYPGFPSWNPIDCSPCGNPLTIYKCHVSCRQVNVTNPCISPACVGGTSGATQS
- the LOC143373438 gene encoding uncharacterized protein LOC143373438 isoform X2, which gives rise to MQVVYPMANNMSIKGRSGRVSRLFCSKYLGMEPRTYCFVAVFVGSGAFAFLAVATPVTTNPDAITVEEQAVFLDCKHTDYRTYIACLKRQKRHHTDHGHNGQTDNYDEHCLETCLPKCERENTLHDCHKMCGHCIIRTKHKHQIITEYETQCERGVCSNTTATGLQPVKIDTTIHIDNHLNLNNSCSCPPREKCSCPPVGPVPPVGPVPPAPPEPSAPHSAVILAPRLMIDFNTLQLGGCQWPCYPGFPSWNPIDCSPCGNPLTIYKCHVSCRQVNVTNPCISPACVGGSRG